One Streptomyces showdoensis genomic region harbors:
- a CDS encoding DedA family protein — MHVQEWLETIPAVAVYALVGVVIGLESLGIPLPGEIVLVSSALLASQHGEINPYVLGACATGGAIIGDSIGYAIGRKGGRPLLAKLGRKFPKHFSEANIGLAERSFEKWGMWAVFFGRFVALLRIFAGPLAGVLRMPYWKFLIANVFGGILWAGGTTAVIYSVGVVAEAWLKRFSWLGLVLAVLIGIASMLILKNRAKKAAAEATARAEAGAAAEAAAVAD, encoded by the coding sequence GTGCACGTCCAGGAGTGGCTGGAGACGATCCCCGCGGTCGCCGTCTACGCGCTGGTCGGGGTGGTGATCGGCCTGGAGAGCCTGGGCATCCCGCTGCCCGGCGAGATCGTCCTCGTCAGCTCGGCCCTGCTCGCCTCGCAGCACGGCGAGATCAACCCGTACGTCCTCGGCGCCTGCGCCACCGGCGGCGCGATCATCGGCGACTCGATCGGCTACGCGATCGGCCGCAAGGGCGGCCGGCCGCTGCTCGCCAAGCTCGGCAGGAAGTTCCCCAAGCACTTCAGCGAGGCCAACATCGGCCTCGCGGAGCGCTCCTTCGAGAAGTGGGGCATGTGGGCGGTCTTCTTCGGCCGCTTCGTCGCCCTGCTGCGGATCTTCGCCGGACCGCTCGCGGGCGTCCTGCGCATGCCGTACTGGAAGTTCCTCATCGCCAACGTCTTCGGCGGCATCCTCTGGGCCGGCGGCACCACCGCCGTCATCTACTCGGTGGGCGTCGTCGCCGAGGCCTGGCTCAAGCGCTTCTCCTGGCTCGGCCTGGTCCTCGCGGTCCTCATCGGGATCGCCTCCATGCTCATCCTGAAGAACCGGGCCAAGAAGGCCGCGGCCGAGGCCACCGCCCGGGCCGAGGCCGGCGCCGCGGCCGAGGCCGCCGCCGTCGCCGACTAG
- a CDS encoding gamma carbonic anhydrase family protein, translating to MTEALIRAVGGKEPQVDPTAFTAPTSVVLGEVTLGPRASVWYHAVLRADCGPIEIGEDANVQDNCTVHVDPGYPVSVGARVTIGHNATVHGCVIEDDVLVGMGATILNGARIGAGSLVAAQALVPQGMEVPPGSLVAGVPAKVRRPLTEEELAGIRLNAEMYLHLAKGHAEAFQD from the coding sequence ATGACAGAGGCGTTGATCAGGGCCGTGGGCGGCAAGGAGCCGCAGGTGGACCCGACGGCGTTCACCGCGCCGACCTCGGTGGTCCTCGGCGAGGTCACCCTCGGGCCCCGGGCCAGCGTCTGGTACCACGCGGTGCTGCGGGCGGACTGCGGGCCCATCGAGATCGGCGAGGACGCGAACGTGCAGGACAACTGCACGGTGCACGTCGACCCGGGCTACCCGGTGTCGGTCGGCGCGCGGGTGACGATCGGGCACAACGCGACCGTCCACGGCTGCGTGATCGAGGACGACGTGCTGGTCGGGATGGGCGCCACGATCCTCAACGGCGCCCGGATCGGCGCCGGTTCGCTGGTCGCCGCGCAGGCGCTGGTCCCGCAGGGCATGGAGGTGCCGCCCGGCTCGCTCGTGGCGGGCGTCCCGGCGAAGGTGCGGCGGCCGCTGACCGAGGAGGAGCTGGCGGGCATCCGGCTCAACGCCGAGATGTACCTGCACCTCGCCAAGGGCCATGCCGAGGCCTTCCAGGACTGA
- a CDS encoding acyltransferase yields the protein MPRNRNTFSSLSAWRRRVVARALQGGWRRIQQAGAVTAEHPGRLRFRRIGEGTRLAFPQGTVFGERWIEIGACCIIAEQVTLTAGMLPDLDLGEDTVLTLGDGVVLGRGSHVIADAPITIGSDTYCGPYVYITSTNHSYDDPDVPVGRQWPRSEPVVIGSGCWLGTGAVILPGARIGRNVVVAAGAVVRGEVPDHAVVAGAPAKVVRSYDPEKGWQPPLRTPAPRAIPAGMTADQLAALAALDPDQLNDLADLES from the coding sequence GTGCCCCGGAACAGAAACACGTTCTCCTCGCTCAGCGCCTGGCGGCGCCGGGTCGTCGCCCGCGCCCTGCAGGGCGGCTGGCGCCGGATCCAGCAGGCGGGCGCCGTCACCGCCGAGCACCCCGGACGGCTGCGCTTCCGCCGTATCGGCGAGGGCACCCGGCTCGCCTTCCCCCAGGGCACGGTCTTCGGCGAGCGCTGGATCGAGATCGGGGCCTGCTGCATCATCGCCGAGCAGGTCACGCTGACCGCCGGCATGCTGCCGGACCTGGACCTCGGTGAGGACACCGTGCTGACCCTCGGCGACGGCGTCGTCCTCGGCCGCGGCAGCCACGTGATCGCCGACGCGCCGATCACCATCGGCTCCGACACCTACTGCGGCCCGTACGTCTACATCACGTCCACGAACCACAGTTACGACGACCCGGACGTGCCCGTCGGGCGCCAGTGGCCCCGTTCCGAGCCGGTCGTCATAGGGTCCGGCTGCTGGCTGGGCACGGGCGCGGTGATCCTGCCCGGCGCGCGGATCGGCCGCAACGTCGTGGTGGCCGCCGGAGCGGTCGTACGGGGCGAGGTGCCCGACCACGCGGTGGTGGCGGGGGCGCCCGCGAAGGTCGTCCGCTCCTACGACCCGGAGAAGGGCTGGCAGCCGCCGCTGCGCACGCCCGCCCCGCGCGCGATACCGGCCGGCATGACGGCGGACCAGCTCGCGGCCCTCGCGGCGCTCGACCCCGACCAGCTGAACGACCTGGCGGACCTGGAGAGCTGA
- a CDS encoding DMT family transporter, which translates to MTALFALATSLLWGLADFGGGLLTRRFPALTVVVVSQALAVLVLGTVVLATGAWHEAGPLLWYAVAAGVVGPAAMLAFYKALALGPMGVVSPLGSLGVVVPVSVGLLLGDRPGLAQFAGIGVAVFGVVLAGGPELRGAPVQRQAVLLTLVAAFGFGAVMALIAEASTTLTGLFLALFVQRVTNVAVGGGALWLSVRRGGRALPEGGGGLRAVLAVLPALAFVGLADVAANGTYALAAQRGPVTVAAVLASLYPVVTAVAARGVLKERLRAVQAAGAGLALVGTVLLATG; encoded by the coding sequence CTGACGGCGCTGTTCGCCCTGGCCACCAGCCTGCTCTGGGGTCTCGCCGACTTCGGCGGCGGACTGCTCACCCGGCGCTTCCCCGCGCTGACGGTCGTGGTGGTCTCCCAGGCCCTCGCCGTCCTGGTGCTCGGCACGGTCGTCCTCGCCACCGGCGCCTGGCACGAGGCCGGCCCCCTGCTCTGGTACGCGGTCGCCGCCGGCGTGGTCGGCCCCGCCGCCATGCTCGCCTTCTACAAGGCCCTCGCCCTCGGCCCGATGGGCGTGGTCTCGCCGCTCGGCTCGCTCGGCGTCGTCGTCCCCGTCTCCGTCGGCCTGCTCCTCGGCGACCGGCCGGGACTCGCGCAGTTCGCCGGGATCGGGGTGGCCGTGTTCGGCGTGGTCCTCGCGGGCGGCCCCGAGCTGCGCGGGGCGCCGGTCCAGCGGCAGGCGGTGCTGCTCACCCTCGTCGCCGCCTTCGGCTTCGGCGCGGTGATGGCCCTGATCGCCGAGGCGTCCACCACCCTGACCGGCCTGTTCCTCGCCCTGTTCGTCCAGCGCGTCACCAACGTGGCGGTCGGGGGCGGCGCCCTGTGGCTCTCCGTCCGGCGCGGCGGGCGGGCGCTGCCGGAGGGCGGCGGCGGGCTGCGCGCGGTCCTCGCGGTGCTCCCGGCGCTGGCCTTCGTGGGCCTCGCCGACGTCGCCGCCAACGGCACGTACGCGCTGGCGGCGCAGCGCGGCCCGGTGACGGTGGCCGCGGTCCTCGCCAGCCTCTACCCGGTGGTGACGGCCGTGGCGGCGCGCGGGGTGCTCAAGGAGCGGCTGCGGGCGGTGCAGGCCGCGGGCGCGGGCCTCGCCCTGGTGGGCACGGTCCTGCTCGCGACGGGCTGA
- a CDS encoding helix-turn-helix domain-containing protein produces the protein MSDLDQLTQSLARNLKRWRNERGFTLDALAARAGVSRGMIIQIEQARTNPSVGTTVKLADALGVSITTLLDYEQGPQVRLVPPGQAVRMWSTSTGSQTTLLVGTEARGPLELWSYTLMPGDGTASDPHPDGTTELLHVTAGTLTLVVEGEEHALPAGTSAVFEGNVPHAYRNDGEQTVEMTLAVSIPPVR, from the coding sequence GTGTCGGACCTCGATCAGCTCACGCAGTCGCTCGCCCGGAACCTGAAGCGCTGGCGCAACGAACGCGGCTTCACCCTGGACGCGCTCGCCGCCCGGGCGGGGGTCAGCAGGGGCATGATCATCCAGATCGAGCAGGCCCGCACCAACCCCAGCGTCGGCACCACCGTGAAGCTGGCCGACGCCCTCGGCGTCTCCATCACGACGCTCCTGGACTACGAGCAGGGGCCCCAGGTCCGGCTCGTCCCGCCCGGCCAGGCCGTCCGCATGTGGTCGACCTCCACCGGCAGCCAGACCACCCTGCTGGTCGGCACCGAGGCCCGCGGGCCCCTGGAGCTGTGGTCCTACACCCTGATGCCGGGCGACGGCACCGCCTCCGACCCGCACCCCGACGGCACCACCGAACTCCTCCACGTGACGGCCGGGACGCTCACCCTGGTCGTCGAGGGCGAGGAGCACGCCCTCCCGGCCGGCACCTCCGCCGTCTTCGAGGGCAACGTGCCGCACGCCTACCGCAACGACGGCGAGCAGACGGTCGAGATGACGCTGGCGGTGTCCATCCCGCCCGTACGCTGA
- a CDS encoding YbaK/EbsC family protein, translating to MRAPLGDFDDVRPAPDCLELLTEPVAAAVRAWRGGVPAGEILYVDTDPAIADTAVFVEHHGPELLDASANCVIVAGKRGETTTLAACVVRSATRVDVNGVVRRELGSRKVRFAPMDTATGDTGMEYGGITPLGLPDGWPVLVDATVVDLPWVLVGSGRRRGKLLVPGKAFAELPGAVVLEGLGLEAG from the coding sequence ATGCGCGCACCCCTCGGAGACTTCGACGACGTCCGGCCCGCCCCCGACTGCCTGGAGCTGCTGACCGAACCGGTCGCCGCCGCCGTCCGCGCCTGGCGGGGCGGCGTCCCCGCGGGCGAGATCCTCTACGTCGACACCGACCCGGCCATCGCCGACACCGCGGTCTTCGTCGAGCACCACGGACCGGAGCTCCTCGACGCCTCCGCCAACTGCGTGATCGTCGCCGGCAAGCGCGGCGAGACCACGACCCTGGCCGCGTGCGTCGTGCGCTCGGCGACCCGGGTCGACGTCAACGGCGTCGTCCGCAGGGAGCTCGGCTCCCGCAAGGTGCGCTTCGCGCCGATGGACACCGCGACCGGCGACACCGGCATGGAGTACGGCGGGATCACCCCGCTCGGCCTGCCCGACGGCTGGCCGGTCCTGGTGGACGCCACCGTCGTCGACCTCCCCTGGGTGCTGGTCGGCAGCGGACGGCGGCGCGGCAAGCTCCTCGTGCCGGGCAAGGCCTTCGCGGAGCTGCCGGGCGCGGTCGTCCTGGAGGGGCTGGGTCTGGAGGCCGGCTGA